In Spirosoma aureum, a single genomic region encodes these proteins:
- a CDS encoding Rieske 2Fe-2S domain-containing protein: MTRYDFLKSIGFTGAALMAALTSCVHEGDSVVNALTLTPTGAVTPPVTTTASSGSTTQPVTSTTSSSTDLSTITNRLLTIDLTSSTASALKSIGGYLAQSGIVVAQVSAGTYVAVTQTCSHEPKKAIIFNKTEFYCTQHGARFDLTGKGKNSFGSRGLTVYKVATDGKTLVVYS, translated from the coding sequence ATGACTCGTTACGATTTTCTGAAATCAATAGGATTCACAGGGGCAGCGCTGATGGCCGCGCTCACATCCTGTGTCCATGAAGGAGACTCTGTCGTTAATGCATTGACGCTTACGCCAACCGGTGCCGTTACACCGCCCGTAACCACGACAGCCAGCAGTGGCTCCACAACACAACCGGTAACCAGTACAACCAGCAGCTCAACCGACCTGAGCACAATTACCAATCGTCTGTTAACCATTGACCTGACCAGTTCGACAGCTTCGGCGCTGAAGAGCATCGGTGGTTACCTGGCGCAGAGCGGAATCGTTGTGGCTCAGGTTAGCGCAGGCACCTATGTTGCTGTCACGCAAACGTGTAGCCATGAGCCGAAGAAAGCCATTATCTTCAATAAAACAGAATTCTACTGCACCCAGCATGGTGCCCGCTTTGACCTGACGGGCAAAGGCAAAAACAGCTTTGGAAGCCGTGGACTAACGGTTTATAAAGTAGCTACCGATGGCAAAACCCTTGTCGTTTACAGTTAA
- a CDS encoding thioredoxin family protein: MKLLLITLLTSFILSTTGWQLDFEHAKAEASQSHKLILLNFSGSDWCGPCIKLKKDIFESAAFQEFATNRLILVRADFPRLSKNQLEAKQIAHNEALAEKYNRQGKFPLTLLLDANGKVLKEWDGYPQSLTPSSFMETIQSLTPPAK; encoded by the coding sequence ATGAAATTGCTGCTCATAACTCTTCTAACATCATTTATTCTCTCGACTACTGGCTGGCAGCTCGATTTTGAGCACGCCAAAGCTGAAGCCAGCCAAAGTCATAAGTTGATTTTGCTTAATTTTTCGGGTTCCGATTGGTGCGGCCCATGTATTAAGCTCAAAAAAGACATTTTTGAATCAGCCGCTTTTCAGGAGTTTGCGACGAATCGCTTAATACTCGTCCGAGCCGACTTCCCCCGTCTATCGAAGAATCAGTTAGAGGCCAAACAGATCGCTCATAACGAAGCACTGGCAGAAAAATACAATAGGCAGGGTAAGTTTCCGCTTACCCTGTTGCTCGACGCCAATGGAAAAGTCCTGAAAGAATGGGATGGCTATCCGCAATCGCTGACACCGTCGTCGTTTATGGAAACCATTCAGTCCCTGACACCTCCGGCCAAATGA
- a CDS encoding FAD:protein FMN transferase translates to MKSDKRIHKRVQRLMGNRFEISVVGEDSDWANARIDEAIQEISRIEALLTTYNERSQTNQINANAGIRPVQVDAEVFALIQRSLRLSELTQGAFDITYGSMDKRLWNFDTNLTALPDPKTARRLVRLIDYRNVQLNAADRSVFLKEKGMRIGFGGIGKGYAAERTKQLLCEQGVDSGIVNAAGDLTTWGNQPTGNPWTIGIADPDAHLLAGTRQAFSYLTISNAAVATSGTYEKYALIGGKRYSHTIDPKTGYPVSGIKSVTIIAPNAELADALATPVMVMGVRVGLDLINQMKNIACVIIDDADVIYTSKTIRLHSPDIVS, encoded by the coding sequence ATGAAATCAGACAAGCGTATCCACAAACGAGTCCAGCGGCTGATGGGCAACCGCTTCGAAATCAGCGTTGTTGGTGAGGATTCAGACTGGGCCAACGCTCGAATCGATGAGGCCATTCAGGAAATCAGTCGAATTGAGGCATTGCTGACTACCTATAACGAGCGGAGTCAGACCAATCAAATCAATGCGAATGCAGGCATCAGACCCGTTCAGGTTGATGCAGAAGTATTTGCTCTGATTCAGCGCTCGCTACGGCTTTCGGAGCTAACGCAGGGTGCATTTGATATTACCTACGGGTCGATGGATAAACGGCTCTGGAATTTTGACACCAATCTGACTGCCTTACCCGACCCTAAAACAGCCCGTCGACTGGTAAGGCTCATCGACTATCGGAACGTACAACTTAATGCCGCTGATCGTAGCGTGTTCCTGAAAGAAAAAGGAATGCGTATTGGTTTTGGCGGTATTGGAAAAGGATATGCCGCCGAACGGACAAAACAGCTCCTGTGTGAACAGGGAGTCGACAGTGGTATCGTAAACGCAGCGGGTGATCTGACAACCTGGGGAAACCAGCCAACCGGCAATCCCTGGACGATCGGTATTGCTGATCCGGATGCGCACCTTCTGGCCGGAACCAGACAGGCATTTTCTTATCTGACCATCAGCAATGCGGCTGTAGCCACTTCGGGCACTTACGAAAAGTATGCTCTAATTGGCGGGAAACGGTATTCGCACACGATTGATCCCAAAACCGGCTACCCTGTATCGGGTATCAAGAGTGTAACGATCATTGCTCCAAATGCTGAACTGGCCGATGCACTCGCTACCCCGGTTATGGTAATGGGCGTTCGGGTAGGGCTCGATTTGATCAATCAAATGAAAAATATTGCCTGCGTTATTATCGACGATGCCGATGTGATTTACACCTCAAAAACTATTCGATTGCATTCACCAGACATAGTCAGCTAA
- a CDS encoding DUF4266 domain-containing protein, whose protein sequence is MTSCVTVKEYQKSRINDAEMELSARKSEKFEQNFYLYREGAAGANGGKSGGGCGCN, encoded by the coding sequence ATGACCTCCTGCGTTACGGTCAAAGAGTATCAGAAAAGCCGTATCAACGATGCCGAAATGGAATTATCGGCGCGCAAATCCGAGAAATTCGAACAGAACTTCTATCTCTACCGCGAAGGAGCGGCTGGGGCCAATGGAGGCAAAAGTGGCGGTGGCTGTGGCTGTAATTAA
- a CDS encoding DUF3570 domain-containing protein yields MKKICLSVGLLLSLMKFGYAQSSEKPAYEKRKLKVEEINLVSSYYQQDGNNSAVTGGIGSEKLTDLAQSFDLVLKTTDRRNRQHTLAFDFNIDHYTSASSDKIDPLTVSSASRSDTHVYPSISWNVHNDEKRTTKGMSFAYSTEYDYKSYGINLNWAKASADNNREVSLKAGAFFDTWTVILPAELRPDGYGSGAHGDTDPVDHKPRNSYNLSLSLSQVINKRLQLLFTVEPAVQQGLLSTPFHRIYFKDGSETVERLPGSRLKLPIGLRLHYFAGDRVILRTFYRYYIDDWGMQAHTINLEAPIKLTSFVSVSPFYRFSHQTAVRYFAPYGQHALTDRYFTSDYDISGFNSQFLGTGLRMAPPGGLFGIGHWQSIELRYGHYIRSTGMVANNITLLAKLK; encoded by the coding sequence ATGAAAAAGATTTGCCTTTCCGTTGGATTACTACTCAGTCTGATGAAGTTTGGCTATGCCCAATCCAGTGAAAAACCGGCTTACGAAAAGCGAAAACTTAAAGTTGAAGAAATTAATCTGGTATCAAGCTATTACCAGCAGGACGGCAATAATTCGGCCGTTACCGGCGGCATAGGATCTGAAAAGCTAACCGATCTGGCCCAATCATTCGATCTGGTGTTGAAAACCACAGACCGCCGAAACCGGCAACATACGCTTGCATTCGATTTTAACATTGATCACTATACATCAGCCTCTTCCGACAAGATTGATCCATTAACCGTTTCGTCGGCTTCCCGAAGTGATACCCATGTTTACCCGTCCATATCCTGGAATGTCCATAACGACGAAAAGCGAACAACAAAAGGAATGTCGTTTGCCTATTCAACGGAATACGATTATAAATCCTATGGTATAAACCTGAACTGGGCTAAAGCCTCAGCGGATAACAACCGTGAAGTAAGCCTCAAAGCGGGCGCGTTTTTTGATACCTGGACAGTGATTCTGCCAGCCGAGCTGCGGCCGGATGGCTACGGTTCCGGCGCACATGGCGACACCGATCCTGTTGATCACAAGCCCCGAAACTCATACAACCTCAGCCTGTCGCTATCACAGGTGATCAATAAGCGCTTACAACTACTGTTCACTGTCGAACCGGCTGTTCAGCAGGGATTGTTGAGCACTCCGTTTCACCGCATTTACTTTAAAGACGGTTCCGAAACGGTGGAGCGATTACCCGGCTCCCGGCTAAAGTTACCTATTGGCCTACGGCTCCATTATTTTGCCGGAGACAGGGTCATTCTGCGAACATTCTATCGCTATTATATCGACGACTGGGGAATGCAGGCCCATACCATTAATCTGGAAGCCCCTATCAAGCTAACCTCGTTCGTATCGGTCAGTCCATTTTATCGGTTTAGCCACCAAACAGCCGTGCGGTATTTTGCTCCATACGGCCAGCATGCGCTAACAGATCGCTATTTTACCAGCGACTACGATATCTCGGGATTCAACAGCCAATTTCTGGGTACAGGGCTACGAATGGCCCCTCCTGGTGGTCTATTTGGTATTGGTCACTGGCAGAGCATTGAATTACGTTATGGGCATTACATCCGAAGTACAGGCATGGTGGCTAATAACATTACCCTATTAGCAAAATTGAAGTAG
- a CDS encoding gliding motility-associated C-terminal domain-containing protein, protein MRTSTFRIILSLMALGYSFTAWATHQVGGQLEMRALGDVPGHYRIIVTNYLEDGTPGIARQANTGNLGVFRKRDNMLMLTFTVRETAARQPVIFSNEYCAELRNLKFVVLTYEADIQLTPSAYSDAGGYYISYQTRNRNAGINNINDPSQTGFTFYLEFPALQQNGKVFDNSSPRFAPINGEYICLGDPFTFPFGATDPDSDDLRYSLVTPLNQKGTGNTQNAVSPAPYPDVNWLSGFNANNAIPGSPTLSINEQTGQLSVTATQLGLFVFAVKVEEYRNGTKIGEVRRDFQFLVIDCPPTTTPDPAVQIKNQALGIRDATICRGDSAVIQATANSNWNYQWRRDGINLANATGTSITVRDAGEYTLVVSQKAACSKTGNSESVIITVAGADGKLNSTGHLCATTGSVRMQVAGSMDVTYQWYKNGQSLSGQTTDSMVISQPGKYWTVLTLQPLGCISRTDTLSIERSPAVQAVLQSATGSHRLCPQESLALVGSGGVSYSWQKDGQILTGTTDPNYKAIAAGVYSLTATDTYGCTGVSANFVVEQIPPITVRLDTIPDMCGTNVPVVTLQGSPPGGEYNGPGVTEAAFDARTAGVGEHIVTYTVKAAPECTGIVASRMAVVAPIPTIQLIDSLITYKGNTFNLNPVYTGNPNQFQWVSSTYLDNDTTANPTITAIQDDITYTIDVKNKSGCEAKDTIHITVYERVYVPDAFTPNGDGMNDFLRLPGIEAFPDAVVTIFNRWGEVVYLSRNGYATPFDGTFNGGELPTGVYPYSLRPIPGKPPIQGRLVLIRDHP, encoded by the coding sequence ATGCGTACATCTACTTTCCGGATTATACTTAGTCTTATGGCATTGGGGTATTCGTTTACCGCATGGGCTACTCATCAGGTGGGTGGACAGCTGGAAATGCGGGCCCTTGGCGATGTACCTGGCCACTACCGAATCATTGTAACAAACTATCTCGAAGATGGCACTCCCGGCATAGCCCGGCAGGCAAATACGGGCAATCTGGGTGTTTTCCGGAAGCGGGATAATATGCTGATGCTAACTTTTACCGTTCGCGAAACGGCAGCGCGCCAGCCCGTTATATTCAGCAATGAATACTGCGCCGAATTGCGTAACCTGAAATTTGTGGTGCTTACATACGAGGCCGATATTCAACTAACACCGTCTGCTTACTCTGACGCGGGAGGGTACTATATTTCGTATCAAACCCGCAATCGCAACGCGGGTATCAATAACATTAATGATCCATCACAAACTGGGTTTACCTTTTATCTGGAATTTCCGGCGTTACAACAGAACGGGAAAGTCTTCGATAACTCTTCACCCCGATTTGCGCCCATCAATGGCGAATACATCTGCCTCGGCGACCCTTTTACATTTCCATTTGGCGCAACCGATCCCGATAGCGACGATCTCCGCTACTCGCTCGTGACACCGCTCAATCAGAAAGGAACCGGAAATACCCAGAATGCCGTTTCGCCAGCGCCCTACCCCGACGTAAACTGGCTATCGGGTTTCAATGCCAATAATGCCATACCGGGCAGCCCGACGTTGTCAATTAATGAACAAACCGGGCAACTTTCGGTAACGGCTACTCAATTGGGGCTGTTTGTGTTTGCCGTAAAAGTTGAGGAGTACCGCAACGGTACAAAAATTGGTGAGGTCCGGCGGGATTTTCAGTTTCTGGTTATCGATTGCCCGCCTACCACAACACCCGATCCAGCCGTTCAGATCAAAAACCAGGCCCTGGGAATCCGTGATGCTACCATCTGTCGGGGCGATTCGGCGGTTATTCAGGCCACCGCTAATTCAAACTGGAATTACCAGTGGCGCCGGGATGGAATTAATCTGGCTAATGCAACCGGCACATCGATAACGGTGCGGGATGCAGGCGAATATACCCTTGTTGTTTCGCAGAAAGCAGCCTGTAGCAAAACGGGAAATTCAGAGAGCGTAATTATCACTGTGGCTGGAGCCGATGGCAAACTAAACTCAACCGGGCATTTGTGCGCTACGACTGGCTCAGTCCGAATGCAGGTTGCAGGAAGCATGGATGTCACGTACCAATGGTATAAAAATGGGCAATCTCTTTCTGGTCAAACTACCGACTCAATGGTAATAAGTCAGCCCGGTAAATACTGGACCGTGCTGACTCTGCAACCATTAGGATGTATTTCACGGACCGATACGCTTTCTATTGAGCGTTCACCAGCGGTGCAGGCTGTCCTACAATCGGCAACCGGTTCCCACCGGCTCTGTCCACAGGAATCACTGGCCTTAGTGGGCAGTGGCGGTGTTAGTTATAGCTGGCAAAAAGACGGGCAGATTCTTACGGGTACAACCGACCCAAACTACAAAGCAATAGCCGCTGGTGTTTATAGCCTCACGGCAACGGACACCTACGGCTGCACAGGCGTATCGGCTAACTTTGTGGTTGAACAGATTCCACCTATAACCGTCAGGCTGGATACGATTCCGGATATGTGCGGCACCAATGTACCTGTAGTTACCCTACAGGGTAGCCCACCGGGTGGAGAATATAACGGGCCAGGTGTAACCGAAGCCGCATTTGATGCCCGAACGGCGGGCGTTGGTGAACATATCGTAACCTACACCGTAAAAGCAGCGCCTGAATGTACCGGTATTGTAGCCAGCCGCATGGCTGTTGTGGCACCCATCCCAACAATCCAGCTCATCGACTCGCTCATTACCTATAAAGGGAATACATTCAATCTCAACCCGGTTTACACCGGAAATCCAAACCAGTTCCAATGGGTTTCGTCTACCTATCTGGATAACGATACTACTGCCAATCCGACCATAACGGCTATTCAGGATGATATAACGTATACAATCGATGTTAAAAACAAGAGTGGCTGCGAGGCAAAAGACACCATTCACATCACCGTTTATGAACGTGTTTACGTGCCCGACGCCTTCACGCCCAACGGCGATGGTATGAACGACTTTTTACGCTTACCCGGTATTGAAGCCTTTCCTGATGCTGTAGTAACCATTTTCAACCGCTGGGGCGAAGTAGTCTATTTGTCCAGAAATGGCTATGCGACGCCGTTCGATGGTACGTTTAATGGCGGTGAGTTACCTACGGGTGTTTATCCATACAGTCTGCGACCCATTCCTGGTAAGCCGCCGATTCAGGGCCGTTTGGTGCTTATACGGGACCATCCCTGA
- a CDS encoding VOC family protein: MKIKLTSILVDDQEKALTFYTNVLGFLKKTEIPMGEHKWLTVVSAEEQDGVEVVLEPMGFEPAKVYQQALFKAGIPLTAFHVDDVQREYERLVNLGVVFSMKPTQMGPVTLAVFDDTCGNNIQLVQV; encoded by the coding sequence ATGAAAATAAAGCTAACCAGTATATTGGTCGATGACCAGGAGAAAGCGTTAACATTTTATACCAATGTGTTGGGCTTCCTTAAAAAGACAGAAATACCAATGGGCGAGCATAAATGGCTCACCGTTGTTTCTGCGGAGGAACAGGATGGGGTTGAAGTAGTTCTGGAACCAATGGGTTTTGAACCGGCTAAAGTCTATCAGCAAGCCCTTTTTAAAGCAGGCATTCCATTAACAGCTTTTCACGTCGACGATGTTCAGCGAGAATATGAACGATTGGTGAATTTAGGAGTCGTTTTTAGCATGAAACCGACGCAAATGGGGCCTGTTACACTGGCTGTCTTTGATGACACCTGTGGTAATAATATTCAGTTGGTACAAGTATAG
- a CDS encoding helix-turn-helix domain-containing protein: MTYYQQQLVKIKEACFLKDYIYDQLIQAKQFIDLNYAQSLKLTDIAEKAFLSKYHFARLFRNAYGRTPHQYLTTIRIEKAKKLLMTDSTVMDVCFAVGFNSVSSFTGLFKRITGTTPAAYQAKKAILKK, translated from the coding sequence TTGACATACTATCAGCAGCAATTGGTGAAAATCAAGGAAGCATGCTTTCTTAAGGACTATATCTACGATCAGCTCATTCAGGCAAAGCAATTTATTGACCTGAATTATGCTCAATCGCTCAAACTGACAGATATAGCCGAGAAAGCCTTCCTGTCGAAATACCACTTTGCCCGGCTTTTCAGAAATGCGTATGGCCGAACACCCCATCAGTATCTAACCACTATTCGGATTGAGAAGGCTAAAAAACTTTTGATGACAGATAGTACGGTGATGGACGTTTGCTTTGCAGTTGGTTTCAATAGTGTTAGTTCGTTTACCGGCCTGTTTAAACGAATTACTGGCACTACGCCTGCGGCTTATCAGGCAAAAAAAGCAATTTTGAAGAAGTGA
- a CDS encoding sugar phosphate isomerase/epimerase family protein — MNNPGRRTFLKTAVASLPLMATAQTIASAQEAIAGKKTGKSGPIRLSCNLYSFNEPLMSGQMTLDDVLTFCSELGFDAVDPTGYYFPKYPALPDDGYLYQIKRKAFRLGLDISGTGVRNDFTLPDLARRKAEIELVKKWTGAAARLGAPVIRIFSGTGKELPTGYNRQEVTTWVVDAIRECTDYAATQGVMIVLQNHADFIETADHVLDIVRRVNSEWLAVNLDIGSFKIGDPYQQIAIVAPYAATWQVKEKLFVNGQEQETDLNKIMQIVRESGYKGYLPIETLGKGDPRVKVPAFFERVKKALTAAG; from the coding sequence ATGAATAACCCAGGCCGAAGAACTTTTCTTAAAACCGCCGTTGCCAGTTTACCCCTCATGGCAACAGCGCAAACAATAGCGTCGGCACAGGAAGCAATTGCTGGTAAAAAAACTGGTAAATCAGGACCCATCCGGTTAAGCTGTAATCTCTATTCGTTCAATGAACCGCTCATGAGCGGCCAGATGACACTCGACGATGTACTGACATTTTGTTCTGAGCTTGGCTTCGACGCCGTCGATCCCACCGGGTATTACTTCCCCAAATATCCGGCGTTACCCGATGATGGTTATCTCTACCAGATCAAACGAAAAGCGTTTCGGCTGGGGCTCGATATAAGCGGGACCGGCGTACGCAATGATTTTACGCTACCTGATCTGGCCCGCCGAAAAGCGGAGATAGAGTTGGTCAAAAAATGGACTGGAGCAGCCGCCCGGCTGGGCGCGCCTGTTATACGTATATTTTCGGGTACGGGAAAAGAACTCCCAACCGGATACAATCGGCAGGAAGTCACGACCTGGGTCGTTGATGCCATTCGCGAATGTACAGATTATGCCGCTACTCAGGGCGTCATGATCGTGTTACAGAACCATGCCGATTTTATTGAGACGGCCGATCATGTTTTGGATATTGTGCGCCGAGTTAATTCGGAATGGCTGGCGGTAAACCTGGACATTGGCAGCTTTAAAATTGGTGATCCTTACCAGCAGATTGCCATTGTGGCACCCTATGCCGCTACCTGGCAGGTCAAGGAAAAACTGTTTGTGAACGGTCAGGAACAGGAAACCGATCTGAACAAAATTATGCAAATTGTTCGCGAATCGGGCTACAAAGGTTACCTCCCCATCGAGACGCTTGGCAAGGGCGATCCACGTGTAAAAGTGCCGGCCTTTTTCGAAAGGGTGAAGAAAGCGTTAACGGCTGCGGGCTAA
- a CDS encoding bestrophin family protein, with protein sequence MIIYDAKDWGEAIKHFHTSYVIQVLLRRVAYVGGYGVVVTLVDQYVVNVEVPIDGIFFSLLGILLSLLLVFRTNTAYDRFWEGRRQWGALVNTSRNLAVLLDSLLPDSDKINRLFFARTLSNFALVLKGHLRTGVDMGELAKTDDQDPDALKQYAHIPSRIAALLMRRFQVLKQQGIVSDVDLITVRLYHQALLDITGSCERIRKTPIPFSYSFFIKLFISLYLLLLPLVLVDKYEYYIIVATILAAYALLGVEMIGDEIEDPFGLDCNDLPLNQIAQTIQRNMHEILAVPSATSVSPKPETNFMKVN encoded by the coding sequence ATGATTATTTACGACGCGAAAGATTGGGGTGAGGCAATCAAGCATTTCCACACAAGTTATGTCATTCAGGTTCTTCTTCGACGAGTCGCCTACGTTGGCGGCTATGGCGTAGTTGTCACGCTGGTCGATCAATACGTGGTCAACGTTGAGGTGCCTATCGATGGCATTTTCTTTTCATTATTAGGTATCCTTTTAAGCTTGCTGCTAGTTTTTCGAACGAACACGGCCTACGACCGCTTTTGGGAAGGGCGTCGCCAATGGGGTGCGCTCGTTAACACCAGTCGCAATCTGGCGGTTTTGCTCGATTCGTTGCTGCCTGACAGCGATAAGATAAACCGGCTCTTCTTTGCCCGTACTTTATCCAACTTTGCCCTGGTACTCAAAGGGCATTTACGAACGGGCGTAGACATGGGTGAATTGGCAAAAACCGACGACCAGGACCCTGATGCCCTGAAACAGTATGCACACATTCCGAGCCGAATTGCCGCTTTGCTGATGCGTCGGTTTCAGGTGTTGAAACAACAAGGCATCGTCAGTGATGTTGATTTGATTACCGTCCGGCTTTACCACCAGGCCTTGCTTGACATAACGGGGTCGTGTGAGCGGATCAGAAAAACGCCAATTCCTTTTTCTTACAGCTTTTTTATCAAATTATTTATCAGTCTTTATTTGCTGTTGTTGCCACTGGTACTGGTCGATAAGTACGAATATTATATTATCGTGGCCACCATCCTGGCGGCCTATGCGCTACTGGGTGTCGAAATGATCGGCGATGAAATTGAAGATCCGTTTGGCCTGGACTGTAATGATTTACCGCTTAACCAGATTGCCCAAACGATCCAGCGGAATATGCATGAAATCCTGGCGGTTCCGTCAGCGACCAGCGTCAGCCCCAAACCAGAAACTAACTTCATGAAAGTAAATTAA